CCATCGAGGACGTGACTCCCCGTATCGTAGAGAAAGCCACCGCCCGACAGGTCTGGATCCAGCCGCCACGTTCCCTGCGAGTCCGCGATCCAATCCTGCGTAATCGAGGCCGTTACCCACCGCGGCGACTCCGAGCCGAAGCGATTCCGTGCCAGCTGAAACGCAGTCTGGAGGTGGCGCTGATAGCCGACCATCACGGTTAGTTCGGTCTGCGCCGCTCGCTCGGCAAGCTCACGAGCGTGATCGAGGTCCGTCGTCAGCGGCTTGTCGCAGTAGACGTGCAGGCCGGACTCGAGTGCGGCGACGACTTGCTCGTAGTGGAGCGTGTGGGGTGTGGCGATGAGGACGGCGTCGAGGCCTGTATCTGGGCTTGAGCCGGAGTTTGAGTGCGAGCCAGAGCCTGAGTCTGAGTCTGAGTCCGAGTCTGAGTCTGAGTCCGAGTTTGAGCCTGAGTCCGAGTTTGAGCCTGAGCCGGAGTCTGCGTTCGAGTTCAACCTCGTGTCGCTGTTGGCATTTGCATCAGCGAGCATCGACTCGTACTCGGTGTACTGCCGCTCGGGCGGAACCTCGAACTCGTCGCCGACGGACTCGAGCTGGTCGGGATCGAGATCGCAGACAGCCGCGATAGTGGCCTCGTCGTGTTGGTGGAGTTGCCCGCCGACCGTGGTACCGATGTAGCCGAGACCGACGATGCCGACGCGGATCGGTGTCGAGGGCGCTTCGGGTGGGGATGGGCTGGCGCACATGAATCGAGCCACACGGTCCACAGGTATCGGTCTGGCGGGGGTTTCGGCGACTCTCGTGGCGGTAGGGGGTGAGATACGCGCGACAGGCAGCCCGTACCGCTCCGTTGCGCACTGGATACATCCCTGTGTTCGGTTTTGGACTCATCTCACGGAGTGCGAATTTCAGACGGACGCGTGGAGAACTGACGGCGAATTCGACCGTAGTGGGGTGATACGTCTGCCGTATTCTCATCCTGTCGCTGGTTTGAACACACTACGATACGCCAACTCTGTCCATAACAAAGGGGTGTACCGCCCTTTGAACCACGTGCGGGGATAACACGCCCCGCCGGGTACGCGCTTGGCCCAGACACGACGCGCTGAAAGCCGATTGCGTGCGTTCGTGCCCGGATCGCTCGGAAGTGGACTCGCCCCCGCTTCGAGTTAGCTCATGTCTCTCACGCCCGAGCGGGCTCCCGCCCCCGTTCGGGTATACGTGCTGTCTGTCAGTCGCCCCTCGCCGTTCCGACGGCGGCGATGGCGGCGACTTTCACGCCAGTAGTGTCGCAGTGTACTAGTCCACCAGTGTCCCGTCCCAGCTCTGCCGTTCACTTCTCAGAACAGTCACACACTGTGGAACAACCGAACCGAAAGATCGGGACGAGTCAGAACGAGACCGAATAGACCCTCCGGGACCTCAAAACTCGGTGATGACCGGAATCCCGACCGTCTCGTAGCTATCCATCGAGGACAGCGTTTCGGGGGCCTCCTCGAGTGACAGCGTCTCGCCGATGATCTTGCTCGGCTCGAGTGTGCCCTCGCCGATCAGCCTGAACAGTTCCTCGTAGCGGACGAGCGGCATGCCGAACGAGCCGTGGAAGTCGAGTTCCCGCATCGTCATCACGTCGACGGGAACCTCGATCTGCCCTTCCTCTTCGTCGGTAGTCAGGCCGACCTGGACGTGCGTACCACGGGTTCCGAGACTGCCGATCGAGTTCTGGCAGGTCTCAGCGATACCGAGCGCGTCGATCGAGACGTCTGCGCCGCCGCCGGCGAGCGCTTTGACCTCCTGTGCCGTGTTGTCGGCCTCGGCTGCGTTGACCGTCGCGGACGCGCCGAGTTCGCGGGCGCGATCGAGTTTGTCCTCGCGAACGTCGACTGCGATCGGGTGTGCACCCAGCGCGTCGGCGATGTGGATTGCCGAAAGGCCGACACCGCCACAGCCGTGGACGGCGACCCAGTCGCCGGGCCGAAGGCCTGCGCGGTCTGCGAGCGCGTGGTAGGCGGTCATGAACCGGCAGCCGAGGCCGGCCATCTCGGTGAAGTCGACGTCGTCGGGGAGCTTCACGCAGTTGTAGTCTGCCTCGCGGACCGGGAAGGCCTCGGCGAACGCACCCGGCGCGATACTCGACAGACCGAGCGGGATGACGGTCTCGCAGTTATTCGCTCTTCCCTCGCGACAGTGTGAGCAGGTGCCATCGCCGAGGTGGAACGGCACCGCAACGCGGTCGCCCTCCTGGAGTGTCTCGACATCTTCGCCGACCGCGGAAACGACCCCTGCTGGCTCGTGGCCGAGAATCTGCCCCTCCGGCACCGAAGCGCCGATCCAGCTCCAGTCGCCCTGCCAGGCGTGCCAGTCGCTCCGACAGATCCCGCAGGCTTTCGTCTCGACGATAACCTGATCCGGTTCCGGATCGGGGTAGTCGACCTCTTTGACCGCAAGCGGTGCACCGTGTTCTTCGAGTACTGCTGCTCGCATACCCTACTGGTTCCTGACCAGCATATAAAAATATGATAGTTGGT
The DNA window shown above is from Natrialba magadii ATCC 43099 and carries:
- a CDS encoding Gfo/Idh/MocA family protein; translated protein: MCASPSPPEAPSTPIRVGIVGLGYIGTTVGGQLHQHDEATIAAVCDLDPDQLESVGDEFEVPPERQYTEYESMLADANANSDTRLNSNADSGSGSNSDSGSNSDSDSDSDSDSDSGSGSHSNSGSSPDTGLDAVLIATPHTLHYEQVVAALESGLHVYCDKPLTTDLDHARELAERAAQTELTVMVGYQRHLQTAFQLARNRFGSESPRWVTASITQDWIADSQGTWRLDPDLSGGGFLYDTGSHVLDGILWTTGLEPASVAASMDFHDDEQRVDSRAHLDIEFENGATGTVSLHGDLPTTREHIHCWDDDGALYIEGTQWGSRDVFEIETDASERVPYIDHRREQTRADAFVESIRNGPGHEPPATARDALRVTALTEAAYEAARTGERVSVALESPVQ
- a CDS encoding zinc-dependent alcohol dehydrogenase family protein, which encodes MRAAVLEEHGAPLAVKEVDYPDPEPDQVIVETKACGICRSDWHAWQGDWSWIGASVPEGQILGHEPAGVVSAVGEDVETLQEGDRVAVPFHLGDGTCSHCREGRANNCETVIPLGLSSIAPGAFAEAFPVREADYNCVKLPDDVDFTEMAGLGCRFMTAYHALADRAGLRPGDWVAVHGCGGVGLSAIHIADALGAHPIAVDVREDKLDRARELGASATVNAAEADNTAQEVKALAGGGADVSIDALGIAETCQNSIGSLGTRGTHVQVGLTTDEEEGQIEVPVDVMTMRELDFHGSFGMPLVRYEELFRLIGEGTLEPSKIIGETLSLEEAPETLSSMDSYETVGIPVITEF